The Bombus vancouverensis nearcticus chromosome 12, iyBomVanc1_principal, whole genome shotgun sequence genome contains a region encoding:
- the LOC117155181 gene encoding cytochrome P450 307a1 has translation MIPLTATTCFLIAVTFLALVLILLDHLRSKKTTKNVILDDNVLPEPPGPKPWPILGSLHILGRYDVPYKAFADLVRDYDCQVIKLRMGSVPCVVVNGLENIREVLTIKGHHFDSRPNFTRYHLLFGGNKENSLAFCNWSEVQKTRREMLRAHTFPRAFSTRYNELNGIIGDELNLLINHLDSLSNVNVHVKPLILHSCANIFITYLCSKNFHLEHDGFRYMVENFDKVFFEVNQGYAADFLPFLMPLHHRNMTRMAHWSHEIRKFVIKNIISDRVNAWNGIVPEKDYLDCLINHVKSGAEPEMSWNTALFVMEDIIGGHTAIGNLLVKVLGFLATRPDVQKLAQKEIDSLGIAGIFVGLENRRSLPYVEAIILETIRIIASPIVPHVANQDSSIAGYRIKKDTFIFLNNYDLNMSTDLWTAPEEFMPDRFVQNGRLLKPEHFLPFGGGRRSCMGYKLVQYLSFAILATLLKNFTIVPVKNENYTIPIGNLALPEMTFKFRFERR, from the exons ATGATCCCTTTGACAGCCACCACGTGCTTCCTAATCGCTGTCACCTTCCTGGCACTCGTCCTGATCCTACTGGATCATCTAAGGTCcaagaaaacgacgaagaatgtCATCTTGGACGATAACGTCCTGCCGGAACCACCTGGACCCAAACCATGGCCGATTCTGGGCTCCCTTCACATCCTGGGACGCTACGACGTACCCTACAAAGCTTTCGCTGATCTTGTTAGGGACTACGACTGTCAGGTGATCAAGCTCAGGATGGGATCCGTGCCCTGCGTGGTCGTCAATGGTCTGGAGAACATCAGAGAAGTGCTGACCATCAAGGGACACCACTTCGATTCCAGGCCAAATTTCACCAGATACCATCTGCTCTTCGGTGGAAACAAGGAGAACT cTCTGGCATTTTGCAACTGGTCCGAAGTGCAGAAGACTCGAAGAGAGATGCTCCGCGCGCACACGTTCCCGCGCGCGTTCTCCACACGCTATAACGAGCTAAATGGGATAATTGGTGATGAACTAAACCTTCTGATCAACCATCTGGACTCTCTCTCCAACGTAAACGTGCACGTGAAACCATTGATCCTTCATTCCTGCGCGAACATCTTCATCACTTACCTCTGTTCGAAGAACTTCCACCTAGAACACGATGGTTTCCGGTACATGGTCGAGAATTTCGACAAGGTGTTCTTCGAAGTGAATCAGGGTTACGCAGCCGATTTTCTACCCTTCCTTATGCCTCTTCATCACAGAAATATGACAAGAATGGCGCACTGGAGCCACGAAATCAGAAAATTCGTTATCAAGAACATCATTTCTGATAGAGTGAACGCCTGGAATGGCATCGTTCCTGAAAAAGATTATCTAGACTGTCTGATTAATCACGTCAAGAGTGGAGCAGAACCCGAGATGTCCTGGAATACAGCGTTGTTCGTCATGGAAGATATAATTGGTGGACACACTGCCATTGGAAATCTCCTCGTCAAGGTTTTAGGATTCCTCGCTACAAGGCCAGATGTTCAAAAGCTAGCTCAAAAAGAGATCGATTCTCTTGGTATCGCTGGAATCTTCGTTGGGCTGGAGAACAGAAGATCCTTGCCTTATGTCGAAGCTATCATCTTGGAGACTATTAGGATAATTGCTAGCCCTATTGTTCCCCACGTGGCTAATCAGGACAGCTCCATTGCTG GCTACAGAATCAAGAAGGACACCTTCATTTTCCTCAACAACTACGATCTAAACATGTCTACCGACCTGTGGACCGCGCCAGAAGAATTCATGCCCGACAGATTCGTCCAGAATGGAAGGTTACTGAAGCCAGAACACTTCCTGCCATTCGGTGGAGGTCGACGATCTTGCATGGGTTACAAGCTGGTGCAGTATCTGAGCTTCGCCATTCTAGCTACGTTGCTGAAGAACTTCACGATAGTACCCGTGAAGAACGAGAATTATACGATTCCCATCGGTAACCTGGCCCTGCCTGAGATGACCTTCAAATTTCGATTTGAACGACGGTAG